The following are encoded in a window of Haemorhous mexicanus isolate bHaeMex1 chromosome 7, bHaeMex1.pri, whole genome shotgun sequence genomic DNA:
- the RBP4 gene encoding LOW QUALITY PROTEIN: retinol-binding protein 4 (The sequence of the model RefSeq protein was modified relative to this genomic sequence to represent the inferred CDS: inserted 2 bases in 1 codon) produces the protein MCTPLPPGVSSAFGWEKQREAFVPNAGLAADQGQRPPEPMGVTQEAVVKGPQPAASTSPPPCCPLQCGXQRVAKAPGVHKAFPAWALPPPSTLGLSRGSRDRHCLDRMAHTERALPWLLLLSLALMDSSTAERDCRVSSFKVKENFDKTRYSGTWYAMAKKDPEGLFLQDNVVAQFSVDENGQMTATAKGRVRLFNNWDVCADMIGSFTDTEDPAKFKMKYWGVASFLQKGNDDHWVVDTDYDTYALHYSCRQLNADGTCADSYSFVFSRDPKGLPPDALKIVRQRQIDLCLDRKYRVIAHNGFCS, from the exons ATGTGCACACCCCTTCCCCCAGGTGTGAGCTCTGCTTTCGGTTGGGAAAAGCAAAGAGAGGCATTTGTTCCTAACGCCGGCTTGGCTGCAGATCAGGGTCAAAGACCACCTGAGCCCATGGGTGTTACGCAAGAGGCTGTTGTGAAGGGgccccagcctgcagcatcCACCAGCCcgcctccctgctgccctctccaATGTGG TCAGCGGGTTGCGAAAGCCCCAGGAGTACATAAAGCattccctgcctgggcactgccaccaccatCAACACTTGGGCTCTCAAGAGGCTCCAGGGACCGGCACTGTCT ggacaggatggCCCACACGGAgagagctctgccctggctgctgctgctgtcactggccTTGAtggacagcagcactgcagagcgGGACTGCCGAGTAAGCAGCTTCAAAGTCAAGGAGAACTTCGACAAGACCAGG TACAGTGGCACCTGGTATGCTATGGCAAAAAAAGATCCTGAGGGGCTGTTTCTGCAGGACAATGTGGTAGCCCAGTTCAGCGTAGATGAGAATGGACAAATGACTGCCACTGCAAAGGGCAGAGTCAGACTCTTCAA TAACTGGGATGTCTGTGCTGACATGATCGGCTCTTTCACTGACACAGAAGATCCTGCCAAGTTCAAGATGAAGTACTGGGGAGTCGCCTCttttctgcagaaaggaa ATGATGACCACTGGGTAGTGGACACAGATTATGATACATATGCTCTTCATTACTCCTGCCGCCAGCTAAATGCAGATGGCACTTGTGCTGATAGCTACTCCTTTGTGTTCTCCCGGGACCCCAAGGGATTGCCTCCAGATGCACTGAAAATTGTCAGACAAAGGCAGATAGACCTCTGTTTGGACAGAAAATACAGAGTTATCGCTCATAATG GATTTTGCTCTTAA